One window of Pieris napi chromosome 14, ilPieNapi1.2, whole genome shotgun sequence genomic DNA carries:
- the LOC125056107 gene encoding UPF0691 protein C9orf116, whose product MSEEHSSERQSGFCSATCSDRASLRKEIGKQEVKTSDVFVTCNLPKRFEHPHWFNGYGCQLSKQHPFYRTSASEYGWFPPGYHSVPSVFFPAGQTFTNRLSAAGMYRNYSLNTGMDPAGYR is encoded by the exons ATGAGTGAGGAACATTCATCAGAAAGACAGTCAGGATTCTGTTCTGCGACTTGCAGTGATAGAGCAAGTTTGCGGAAAGAGATCGGGAAACAAGAAGTCAAGACTTCGGACGTATTTGTTACCTGCAATTTGCCAAAGAGATTTGAACATCCAC attGGTTCAATGGTTATGGATGTCAATTGAGTAAGCAACATCCATTTTACAGAACTTCGGCAAGTGAATACGGCTGGTTTCCGCCAG GTTACCATTCAGTCCCTTCGGTATTTTTCCCCGCTGGTCAAACGTTCACAAATCGTTTATCCGCAGCTGGCATGTACAGAAATTACAGCCTAAATACTGGCATGGACCCCGCTGGATAtcgttaa
- the LOC125056288 gene encoding TBC1 domain family member 30, translating into MKTITINEQFNLKVVKYELDFSSLYKPRQMKRRKKDIKVPSFKKHFEIPSPPVVNPQKKKDVKILIEELLEELYGDRHDWCNSSAVGCSYGSTTVASVTSGQSNCEDQTYAIELSYLESLDTEELRSQVIEWQRSLQTAGARLAKYLRMRDKQRRYQKKLCAAFSVLLRHITGDTNARFGVTPGGEGPGEGGFAEWLHAMRLVARLPAGVPQHFRRRLWLTLADRHLSSRNIDWPAAERACFRGTAQPDDAELSAQILKDLHRTGCSLFCGTEGRENQAMLKRVLLAYARWNKEVGYCQGFNMMAAIILEVMEKAEPDSLKVMIYLVEAVLPEGYFADDLRGLSADMAAFRDLLRLRLPRLANHMDYLQKISDGGGVEPPLPDVFTMQWFLTLYATWLPRDALLRIWDLILLDGNEILLLTALAIWDMLQERILSARSADEFYSCMGGGASTVWESSDALVARVVSLNSAPELPGLRNLHRYRVTPPVPPNAPTHPPIQSAMQSMTKRGLRLFYSEDEGDSSDDGNKLALATVIPRRDNRSGTGDRLTLDIGALKRQYARLRERQRQAHVILAAACARHAAGNI; encoded by the exons atgaaaacaataacaataaacgaacaattcaatttaaaagttgTGAAATATGAATTAGATTTTTCAAGTCTATACAAGCCCAGGCAGATGAAGAGGAGAAAGAAAGACATAAAAGTACCctcatttaaaaaacattttgaaataCCCTCACCACCAGTTGTAAATCCACAGAAA aaaaagGATGTAAAAATTCTCATAGAAGAATTACTAGAGGAGTTATATGGCGACCGGCATGATTGGTGTAACAGCAGTGCGGTGGGATGCAGCTATGG ATCCACAACGGTCGCCTCTGTGACATCAGGCCAATCAAACTGTGAAGACCAAACATATGCCATCGAACTAAGCTACTTGGAATCTTtag ATACTGAAGAGCTTCGGTCACAAGTCATAGAATGGCAGAGGAGTTTACAAACAGCTGGGGCTCGACTcgcaaaatatttaagaatgcGAGACAAACAACGCCGTTATCAGAAAAAGCTCTGCGCAGCATTTAGCGTCCTGCTGAGACATATTA CTGGCGACACAAATGCCCGGTTCGGAGTGACTCCAGGCGGCGAAGGCCCAGGAGAGGGAGGCTTCGCAGAATGGCTGCATGCAATGCGGCTAGTTGCCCGTCTACCAGCTGGAGTACCTCAGCATTTTCGCAGAAGA CTATGGCTTACCTTGGCGGACCGTCATCTAAGCTCCAGGAACATAGACTGGCCTGCAGCAGAGCGAGCCTGCTTCAGAGGCACAGCACAACCAGATGATGCAGAGCTTAGCGCTCAAATACTTAAg gATTTGCATCGTACCGGTTGCTCACTATTCTGTGGGACTGAGGGACGGGAGAATCAGGCGATGCTAAAGAGGGTTTTGTTGGCTTACGCTCG ATGGAACAAAGAAGTAGGATACTGCCAGGGGTTCAATATGATGGCCGCTATCATATTAGAAGTAATGGAGAAAGCAGAACCAGATTCTTtgaag GTGATGATTTACTTGGTGGAGGCTGTTTTACCCGAAGGTTACTTTGCTGACGACCTCCGCGGACTGTCAGCTGACATGGCTGCCTTTCGGGACCTTTTGCGACTGCGGCTACCACGACTTGCCAACCACATGGATTATTTACAGAAAATATCTGATG GCGGTGGAGTAGAGCCTCCATTACCGGATGTGTTTACAATGCAATGGTTCCTGACGTTATACGCAACGTGGCTTCCTCGAGATGCTTTACTAAGGATATGGGATTTGATTCTACTTGACGGGAACGAAATATTATTACTCACAGCTCTTGCTATTTGGGATATGCTTCAAGA GCGAATACTATCAGCCCGTTCTGCAGACGAATTCTACAGTTGTATGGGGGGAGGGGCCAGTACTGTGTGGGAATCGAGTGATGCTCTAGTCGCTAGGGTAGTATCTCTGAACTCTGCACCAGAATTGCCTGGTCTTCGGAACCTACATCGGTATAGGGTGACCCCACCAGTACCACCAAATGCGCCTACACATCCACCTATACAATCAGcg ATGCAGTCGATGACGAAGCGAGGTCTGCGGTTATTCTATTCGGAAGATGAAGGCGACTCAAGTGATGATGGCAATAAATTAGCCCTAGCTAcg GTGATTCCCCGACGAGACAACCGGTCAGGAACGGGTGATAGACTTACATTAGATATTGGAGCATTGAAGAGACAGTACGCACGCCTCAGAGAGCGACAAAGACAAGCTCATGTCATTTTGGCGGCTGCCTGCGCTCGTCACGCTGCAGGTAATATTTGA
- the LOC125056287 gene encoding uncharacterized protein LOC125056287 has product MIASIRSRSSSESSSYSSHSRSSTDTSLCDENEGGSESETDLLDVDKENENIKTQPLKNEHNSNIEKISSPTKNQAIPLETTNFKSTNKENLSTELQESVSNPIRPNKDNLNLNLSESHALLSDNAYISGNENTFLSTRTSRGGRSNFSTANFTALSPVDLSPYHHLNLQKSSFCYDFESNLRRPSTSKADLSIRPPDLIDSFTMYPNFVPDIDISDKYASDIESPLQSPESDSAIVSEDEPPIPLKVDKYFENSPAFFGARLTDPNNDNIPSRRPMKRNSRVHKKPDSLTITSDDQDEITNETERASSLPQRHTFVCKKSVSPDKVQEIKPKDSPKVEIRIDSRNETCIDVKSQTLKTPVKEVASIQTPKLDHSPHEYFLQSGRKNSERALQIIQENSQILSRILTKQNVTNTTSDVAHTQKIINKDKDSKLDLIISTSLDSPLLKESTSDSLIGGIKRKPHSELSDKNDFLRARPISIDDPFSFEMRKKLLSEEFSLKHLKSPSSDSLGNQTDLYGWENKGFFAKCDFKTTLLEADETKDTGSNNIETTQNSNSRMESLSNDKKPDYNRYSLSSDSKTFVTLSSELKDTSTYERKYTSDDYNYPISTSSKYNDYVLSKVSDICSRTLDKEPKICETKTDSQLSDFSQKVTSSISFTYDPSMEDDSPMGAKSNSSDTLCQITSLDQISTPISPKTFPQRETLSFPKDYTIKSDTVRIESDDTCSAITSLLETDTLSSLSMPRSPSSSSYYPFPTRPALRTPKDFGVRLGLYPKETISSPPK; this is encoded by the coding sequence ATGATTGCCTCTATTCGTTCTCGTAGTTCAAGTGAATCTTCATCATACTCGTCGCATTCTAGATCAAGTACAGACACAAGCCTTTGCGATGAAAACGAAGGTGGAAGCGAATCGGAAACCGATTTACTAGATGTAgataaagaaaatgaaaatataaagacACAGCCGCTTAAAAACGAACATAACtctaatattgaaaaaatatcatCACCAACAAAAAATCAAGCTATACCATTAGAAACCACAAACTTTAAATctacaaataaagaaaatttatcaacTGAACTTCAAGAAAGCGTAAGCAATCCAATACGACCAAACAAAGATAATCTCAACCTAAACCTTTCTGAATCACATGCGTTACTTAGCGATAATGCGTATATATCTGGTAATGAGAATACATTCTTATCAACTCGAACTTCTCGAGGTGGCAGGTCCAATTTTTCCACAGCAAATTTTACTGCCTTAAGTCCAGTTGATTTATCTCCATACCATCATTTAAACCTACAAAAGTCTTCCTTTTGCTATGACTTTGAATCTAATCTTAGACGACCTTCTACTTCTAAGGCTGATTTATCCATAAGACCACCAGATTTAATCGATAGTTTTACAATGTATCCTAATTTTGTACCAGATATTGACATATCGGACAAATACGCATCAGATATTGAAAGTCCACTTCAGAGTCCAGAATCTGATAGTGCGATTGTAAGTGAAGATGAGCCACCTATTCCACTAAaagttgataaatattttgaaaatagtcCAGCATTTTTTGGTGCACGCTTGACAGATCCGAATAACGATAACATTCCCAGTCGAAGGCCAATGAAAAGAAATTCCCGTGTACACAAAAAACCTGACTCATTAACTATAACAAGTGATGATCAAGATGAGATAACTAATGAAACTGAAAGAGCTTCTTCATTGCCGCAAAGACACACATTTGTCTGTAAAAAATCTGTTAGTCCTGATAAAGTCCAAGAGATAAAACCTAAAGACAGTCCTAAAGTAGAAATCCGTATAGATAGTAGAAATGAGACGTGTATTGATGTTAAAAGTCAAACTCTTAAAACGCCTGTTAAAGAAGTTGCCTCTATACAAACCCCAAAATTAGATCATAGTCcacatgaatattttttacaatctGGCCGCAAAAATAGTGAAAGAGCATTACAAATTATTCAAGAAAACTCTCAAATTCTTAGTAGAATACTCACAAAGCAAAATGTAACAAATACTACATCAGACGTAGCTCATacccaaaaaattataaataaggaTAAAGATAGTAAACTTGATCTTATTATATCAACATCGCTTGATTCTCCATTACTCAAAGAATCCACTTCAGATTCTTTAATCGGCGGCATTAAAAGGAAACCTCATAGTGAGTTATCcgataaaaatgattttttaagaGCTCGGCCAATTTCAATCGATGATCCTTTCTCATTTGAAatgagaaaaaaattactatcaGAAGAATTTTCCTTAAAACACTTAAAAAGTCCTAGTAGCGACTCTCTTGGTAATCAAACTGATTTGTATGGTTGGGaaaataaaggattttttgcaaaatgtgattttaaaacaacattacTCGAAGCAGATGAAACTAAAGATACAGgttcaaataatattgaaacaaCTCAAAATTCCAATTCTCGAATGGAATCTCTCTCAAATGATAAAAAACCTGATTATAACCGATATTCTTTATCAAGTGATTCGAAAACGTTTGTAACTCTATCATCGGAACTAAAGGACACATCTACATATGAACGGAAATACACCTCTGATGATTACAACTATCCGATATCAACTTCCAGTAAATACAACGACTATGTGTTATCAAAAGTTAGTGATATATGTAGTAGGACACTTGATAAAGAACCAAAAATATGTGAAACAAAAACAGATAGTCAGTTGAGTGATTTTTCCCAAAAAGTAACGTCCTCTATTAGTTTTACTTACGATCCCTCAATGGAAGATGATTCGCCGATGGGTGCAAAGAGTAATTCCAGTGATACATTGTGTCAAATAACGTCCTTGGACCAAATATCGACTCCAATATCTCCGAAAACGTTTCCGCAGCGTGAGACACTCTCATTTCCAAAAGACTATACGATAAAAAGTGATACAGTGCGAATAGAATCAGATGATACGTGTAGTGCGATAACGTCTCTTTTAGAAACAGACACATTATCGTCTTTGTCTATGCCTCGTAGTCCATCATCAAGTTCGTACTATCCGTTCCCAACAAGACCAGCTCTACGCACTCCTAAAGACTTTGGGGTTAGGTTAGGGCTCTACCCAAAAGAGACAATCAGTTCTCCACCTAAATAA